A DNA window from Coffea arabica cultivar ET-39 chromosome 6c, Coffea Arabica ET-39 HiFi, whole genome shotgun sequence contains the following coding sequences:
- the LOC113693575 gene encoding uncharacterized protein isoform X1 → MLAYAMSSSTRLGRISTILRMETTETNPRKDYFQYAHNDSCKFSRWTAKECYQYMSARPWQKVNDFYAEMVQGRVSLSDLFRKELLQTCAVHDDTEIIEDIHENDIDSAPAKDRTGRWARVTFKVLLSYHGGSFQGWQKQPGLNTVQGIVERSLGKFVDEKKTQLLNEKNLPIEGCVVVAGRTDKGVTAFQQVCSFYTWRKDVKPQDIKSTINDAAPGKINAISVTEVSREFHPNFSAKWRRYLYVFPFNDGKEAELSSQVEKDLNEHDYTFTLDNGLHDYKDQIEAGNKPTRFEVSKVNQLLSQLEGLIRFIVSGYDVIQIRSCYYRDIECHFSPNKFGPPTECFVFHARATEAILPCTQAGSETKIMCIELVANRFLRKMVRVLVATAVREAAAGAEEDALLKLMDATCRRATAPPSPPDGLCLVDVGYTDFDKKICFIS, encoded by the exons ATGTTAGCTTATGCTATGAGCAGTAGTACTAGGTTGGGACGTATATCAACAATCCTAAGGATGGAGACTACTGAGACGAACCCGCGCAAAGACTATTTTCAGTATGCCCACAATGATTCCTGCAAATTCTCCCGCTGGACTGCTAA GGAATGTTACCAGTATATGTCTGCTAGGCCGTGGCAAAAAGTGAATGATTTTTATGCAGAAATGGTGCAGGGACGCGTATCATTGTCAGATTTGTTCAGAAAAGAG tTGCTGCAGACATGTGCTGTGCATGATGATACTGAAATCATAGAGGATATCCATGAAAATGACATTGATAGTGCTCCAGCAAAAGATAGGACTGGGAGGTGGGCAAGAGTAACTTTCAAGGTACTCCTTTCATACCACGGGGGTTCGTTTCAAGGCTGGCAGAAGCAACCTGGTTTGAATACTGTACAAGG TATAGTTGAAAGATCTCTTGGAAAGTTTGTCGACGAGAAGAAAACTCAGCTGCTAAATGAAAAGAACTTACCAATTGAAGGCTGTGTTGTAGTAGCTGGGCGCACTGACAAGGGAGTTACAGCATTTCAACAAGTTTGTTCTTTCT ATACTTGGCGAAAGGATGTGAAACCTCAAGACATTAAAAGCACCATTAATGATGCAGCACCAGGGAAGATCAATGCTATTTCTGTTACTGAG GTATCACGTGAATTTCATCCAAATTTCTCGGCCAAATGGAGGCGCTACTTGTATGTCTTTCCCTTCAATGATGGAAAAGAAGCTGAGCTCAGCAGTCAGGTTGAGAAGGATTTGAATGAACATGATTATACCTTTACATTAGATAATGGACTTCATGATTACAAGGATCAAATCGAAGCTGGAAATAAGCCTACAAGGTTTGAAGTCAGCAAGGTTAACCAACTCTTAAGTCAATTAGAAG GCCTCATAAGGTTCATAGTTTCTGGATATGATGTGATTCAAATTAGAAGTTGCTACTACAGGGATATAGAATGTCATTTTTCACCCAACAAGTT TGGTCCCCCAACTGAGTGTTTTGTCTTCCATGCCCGAGCGACGGAAGCAATCTTACCATGTACACAG GCTGGAAGTGAAACGAAGATCATGTGCATAGAGTTGGTTGCTAATCGCTTCTTGCGCAAG ATGGTGCGAGTTCTTGTTGCTACAGCGGTGAGAGAGGCTGCCGCTGGTGCTGAAGAGGATGCACTACTGAAACTGATGGATGCCACATGCAGGCGAGCAACTGCTCCACCATCGCCTCCAGATGGCCTTTGCCTTGTTGATGTTGGGTATACAGATTTTGATAAAAAGATTTGTTTCATATCTTAA
- the LOC113693575 gene encoding uncharacterized protein isoform X4 produces MLAYAMSSSTRLGRISTILRMETTETNPRKDYFQYAHNDSCKFSRWTAKECYQYMSARPWQKVNDFYAEMVQGRVSLSDLFRKELLQTCAVHDDTEIIEDIHENDIDSAPAKDRTGRWARVTFKVLLSYHGGSFQGWQKQPGLNTVQGIVERSLGKFVDEKKTQLLNEKNLPIEGCVVVAGRTDKGVTAFQQVCSFYTWRKDVKPQDIKSTINDAAPGKINAISVTEVSREFHPNFSAKWRRYLYVFPFNDGKEAELSSQVEKDLNEHDYTFTLDNGLHDYKDQIEAGNKPTRFEVSKVNQLLSQLEGKLLSYKMFARDTKASRNVGPPTECFVFHARATEAILPCTQAGSETKIMCIELVANRFLRKMVRVLVATAVREAAAGAEEDALLKLMDATCRRATAPPSPPDGLCLVDVGYTDFDKKICFIS; encoded by the exons ATGTTAGCTTATGCTATGAGCAGTAGTACTAGGTTGGGACGTATATCAACAATCCTAAGGATGGAGACTACTGAGACGAACCCGCGCAAAGACTATTTTCAGTATGCCCACAATGATTCCTGCAAATTCTCCCGCTGGACTGCTAA GGAATGTTACCAGTATATGTCTGCTAGGCCGTGGCAAAAAGTGAATGATTTTTATGCAGAAATGGTGCAGGGACGCGTATCATTGTCAGATTTGTTCAGAAAAGAG tTGCTGCAGACATGTGCTGTGCATGATGATACTGAAATCATAGAGGATATCCATGAAAATGACATTGATAGTGCTCCAGCAAAAGATAGGACTGGGAGGTGGGCAAGAGTAACTTTCAAGGTACTCCTTTCATACCACGGGGGTTCGTTTCAAGGCTGGCAGAAGCAACCTGGTTTGAATACTGTACAAGG TATAGTTGAAAGATCTCTTGGAAAGTTTGTCGACGAGAAGAAAACTCAGCTGCTAAATGAAAAGAACTTACCAATTGAAGGCTGTGTTGTAGTAGCTGGGCGCACTGACAAGGGAGTTACAGCATTTCAACAAGTTTGTTCTTTCT ATACTTGGCGAAAGGATGTGAAACCTCAAGACATTAAAAGCACCATTAATGATGCAGCACCAGGGAAGATCAATGCTATTTCTGTTACTGAG GTATCACGTGAATTTCATCCAAATTTCTCGGCCAAATGGAGGCGCTACTTGTATGTCTTTCCCTTCAATGATGGAAAAGAAGCTGAGCTCAGCAGTCAGGTTGAGAAGGATTTGAATGAACATGATTATACCTTTACATTAGATAATGGACTTCATGATTACAAGGATCAAATCGAAGCTGGAAATAAGCCTACAAGGTTTGAAGTCAGCAAGGTTAACCAACTCTTAAGTCAATTAGAAGGTAAGTTGCTGTCCTACAAGATGTTTGCGCGAGACACTAAAGCCTCAAGGAACGT TGGTCCCCCAACTGAGTGTTTTGTCTTCCATGCCCGAGCGACGGAAGCAATCTTACCATGTACACAG GCTGGAAGTGAAACGAAGATCATGTGCATAGAGTTGGTTGCTAATCGCTTCTTGCGCAAG ATGGTGCGAGTTCTTGTTGCTACAGCGGTGAGAGAGGCTGCCGCTGGTGCTGAAGAGGATGCACTACTGAAACTGATGGATGCCACATGCAGGCGAGCAACTGCTCCACCATCGCCTCCAGATGGCCTTTGCCTTGTTGATGTTGGGTATACAGATTTTGATAAAAAGATTTGTTTCATATCTTAA
- the LOC113693575 gene encoding uncharacterized protein isoform X3: protein MLAYAMSSSTRLGRISTILRMETTETNPRKDYFQYAHNDSCKFSRWTAKECYQYMSARPWQKVNDFYAEMVQGRVSLSDLFRKETCAVHDDTEIIEDIHENDIDSAPAKDRTGRWARVTFKVLLSYHGGSFQGWQKQPGLNTVQGIVERSLGKFVDEKKTQLLNEKNLPIEGCVVVAGRTDKGVTAFQQVCSFYTWRKDVKPQDIKSTINDAAPGKINAISVTEVSREFHPNFSAKWRRYLYVFPFNDGKEAELSSQVEKDLNEHDYTFTLDNGLHDYKDQIEAGNKPTRFEVSKVNQLLSQLEGKLLSYKMFARDTKASRNVGPPTECFVFHARATEAILPCTQAGSETKIMCIELVANRFLRKMVRVLVATAVREAAAGAEEDALLKLMDATCRRATAPPSPPDGLCLVDVGYTDFDKKICFIS, encoded by the exons ATGTTAGCTTATGCTATGAGCAGTAGTACTAGGTTGGGACGTATATCAACAATCCTAAGGATGGAGACTACTGAGACGAACCCGCGCAAAGACTATTTTCAGTATGCCCACAATGATTCCTGCAAATTCTCCCGCTGGACTGCTAA GGAATGTTACCAGTATATGTCTGCTAGGCCGTGGCAAAAAGTGAATGATTTTTATGCAGAAATGGTGCAGGGACGCGTATCATTGTCAGATTTGTTCAGAAAAGAG ACATGTGCTGTGCATGATGATACTGAAATCATAGAGGATATCCATGAAAATGACATTGATAGTGCTCCAGCAAAAGATAGGACTGGGAGGTGGGCAAGAGTAACTTTCAAGGTACTCCTTTCATACCACGGGGGTTCGTTTCAAGGCTGGCAGAAGCAACCTGGTTTGAATACTGTACAAGG TATAGTTGAAAGATCTCTTGGAAAGTTTGTCGACGAGAAGAAAACTCAGCTGCTAAATGAAAAGAACTTACCAATTGAAGGCTGTGTTGTAGTAGCTGGGCGCACTGACAAGGGAGTTACAGCATTTCAACAAGTTTGTTCTTTCT ATACTTGGCGAAAGGATGTGAAACCTCAAGACATTAAAAGCACCATTAATGATGCAGCACCAGGGAAGATCAATGCTATTTCTGTTACTGAG GTATCACGTGAATTTCATCCAAATTTCTCGGCCAAATGGAGGCGCTACTTGTATGTCTTTCCCTTCAATGATGGAAAAGAAGCTGAGCTCAGCAGTCAGGTTGAGAAGGATTTGAATGAACATGATTATACCTTTACATTAGATAATGGACTTCATGATTACAAGGATCAAATCGAAGCTGGAAATAAGCCTACAAGGTTTGAAGTCAGCAAGGTTAACCAACTCTTAAGTCAATTAGAAGGTAAGTTGCTGTCCTACAAGATGTTTGCGCGAGACACTAAAGCCTCAAGGAACGT TGGTCCCCCAACTGAGTGTTTTGTCTTCCATGCCCGAGCGACGGAAGCAATCTTACCATGTACACAG GCTGGAAGTGAAACGAAGATCATGTGCATAGAGTTGGTTGCTAATCGCTTCTTGCGCAAG ATGGTGCGAGTTCTTGTTGCTACAGCGGTGAGAGAGGCTGCCGCTGGTGCTGAAGAGGATGCACTACTGAAACTGATGGATGCCACATGCAGGCGAGCAACTGCTCCACCATCGCCTCCAGATGGCCTTTGCCTTGTTGATGTTGGGTATACAGATTTTGATAAAAAGATTTGTTTCATATCTTAA
- the LOC113693575 gene encoding uncharacterized protein isoform X6 — protein MSARPWQKVNDFYAEMVQGRVSLSDLFRKETCAVHDDTEIIEDIHENDIDSAPAKDRTGRWARVTFKVLLSYHGGSFQGWQKQPGLNTVQGIVERSLGKFVDEKKTQLLNEKNLPIEGCVVVAGRTDKGVTAFQQVCSFYTWRKDVKPQDIKSTINDAAPGKINAISVTEVSREFHPNFSAKWRRYLYVFPFNDGKEAELSSQVEKDLNEHDYTFTLDNGLHDYKDQIEAGNKPTRFEVSKVNQLLSQLEGLIRFIVSGYDVIQIRSCYYRDIECHFSPNKFGPPTECFVFHARATEAILPCTQAGSETKIMCIELVANRFLRKMVRVLVATAVREAAAGAEEDALLKLMDATCRRATAPPSPPDGLCLVDVGYTDFDKKICFIS, from the exons ATGTCTGCTAGGCCGTGGCAAAAAGTGAATGATTTTTATGCAGAAATGGTGCAGGGACGCGTATCATTGTCAGATTTGTTCAGAAAAGAG ACATGTGCTGTGCATGATGATACTGAAATCATAGAGGATATCCATGAAAATGACATTGATAGTGCTCCAGCAAAAGATAGGACTGGGAGGTGGGCAAGAGTAACTTTCAAGGTACTCCTTTCATACCACGGGGGTTCGTTTCAAGGCTGGCAGAAGCAACCTGGTTTGAATACTGTACAAGG TATAGTTGAAAGATCTCTTGGAAAGTTTGTCGACGAGAAGAAAACTCAGCTGCTAAATGAAAAGAACTTACCAATTGAAGGCTGTGTTGTAGTAGCTGGGCGCACTGACAAGGGAGTTACAGCATTTCAACAAGTTTGTTCTTTCT ATACTTGGCGAAAGGATGTGAAACCTCAAGACATTAAAAGCACCATTAATGATGCAGCACCAGGGAAGATCAATGCTATTTCTGTTACTGAG GTATCACGTGAATTTCATCCAAATTTCTCGGCCAAATGGAGGCGCTACTTGTATGTCTTTCCCTTCAATGATGGAAAAGAAGCTGAGCTCAGCAGTCAGGTTGAGAAGGATTTGAATGAACATGATTATACCTTTACATTAGATAATGGACTTCATGATTACAAGGATCAAATCGAAGCTGGAAATAAGCCTACAAGGTTTGAAGTCAGCAAGGTTAACCAACTCTTAAGTCAATTAGAAG GCCTCATAAGGTTCATAGTTTCTGGATATGATGTGATTCAAATTAGAAGTTGCTACTACAGGGATATAGAATGTCATTTTTCACCCAACAAGTT TGGTCCCCCAACTGAGTGTTTTGTCTTCCATGCCCGAGCGACGGAAGCAATCTTACCATGTACACAG GCTGGAAGTGAAACGAAGATCATGTGCATAGAGTTGGTTGCTAATCGCTTCTTGCGCAAG ATGGTGCGAGTTCTTGTTGCTACAGCGGTGAGAGAGGCTGCCGCTGGTGCTGAAGAGGATGCACTACTGAAACTGATGGATGCCACATGCAGGCGAGCAACTGCTCCACCATCGCCTCCAGATGGCCTTTGCCTTGTTGATGTTGGGTATACAGATTTTGATAAAAAGATTTGTTTCATATCTTAA
- the LOC113693575 gene encoding uncharacterized protein isoform X5: MSARPWQKVNDFYAEMVQGRVSLSDLFRKELLQTCAVHDDTEIIEDIHENDIDSAPAKDRTGRWARVTFKVLLSYHGGSFQGWQKQPGLNTVQGIVERSLGKFVDEKKTQLLNEKNLPIEGCVVVAGRTDKGVTAFQQVCSFYTWRKDVKPQDIKSTINDAAPGKINAISVTEVSREFHPNFSAKWRRYLYVFPFNDGKEAELSSQVEKDLNEHDYTFTLDNGLHDYKDQIEAGNKPTRFEVSKVNQLLSQLEGLIRFIVSGYDVIQIRSCYYRDIECHFSPNKFGPPTECFVFHARATEAILPCTQAGSETKIMCIELVANRFLRKMVRVLVATAVREAAAGAEEDALLKLMDATCRRATAPPSPPDGLCLVDVGYTDFDKKICFIS, translated from the exons ATGTCTGCTAGGCCGTGGCAAAAAGTGAATGATTTTTATGCAGAAATGGTGCAGGGACGCGTATCATTGTCAGATTTGTTCAGAAAAGAG tTGCTGCAGACATGTGCTGTGCATGATGATACTGAAATCATAGAGGATATCCATGAAAATGACATTGATAGTGCTCCAGCAAAAGATAGGACTGGGAGGTGGGCAAGAGTAACTTTCAAGGTACTCCTTTCATACCACGGGGGTTCGTTTCAAGGCTGGCAGAAGCAACCTGGTTTGAATACTGTACAAGG TATAGTTGAAAGATCTCTTGGAAAGTTTGTCGACGAGAAGAAAACTCAGCTGCTAAATGAAAAGAACTTACCAATTGAAGGCTGTGTTGTAGTAGCTGGGCGCACTGACAAGGGAGTTACAGCATTTCAACAAGTTTGTTCTTTCT ATACTTGGCGAAAGGATGTGAAACCTCAAGACATTAAAAGCACCATTAATGATGCAGCACCAGGGAAGATCAATGCTATTTCTGTTACTGAG GTATCACGTGAATTTCATCCAAATTTCTCGGCCAAATGGAGGCGCTACTTGTATGTCTTTCCCTTCAATGATGGAAAAGAAGCTGAGCTCAGCAGTCAGGTTGAGAAGGATTTGAATGAACATGATTATACCTTTACATTAGATAATGGACTTCATGATTACAAGGATCAAATCGAAGCTGGAAATAAGCCTACAAGGTTTGAAGTCAGCAAGGTTAACCAACTCTTAAGTCAATTAGAAG GCCTCATAAGGTTCATAGTTTCTGGATATGATGTGATTCAAATTAGAAGTTGCTACTACAGGGATATAGAATGTCATTTTTCACCCAACAAGTT TGGTCCCCCAACTGAGTGTTTTGTCTTCCATGCCCGAGCGACGGAAGCAATCTTACCATGTACACAG GCTGGAAGTGAAACGAAGATCATGTGCATAGAGTTGGTTGCTAATCGCTTCTTGCGCAAG ATGGTGCGAGTTCTTGTTGCTACAGCGGTGAGAGAGGCTGCCGCTGGTGCTGAAGAGGATGCACTACTGAAACTGATGGATGCCACATGCAGGCGAGCAACTGCTCCACCATCGCCTCCAGATGGCCTTTGCCTTGTTGATGTTGGGTATACAGATTTTGATAAAAAGATTTGTTTCATATCTTAA
- the LOC113693575 gene encoding uncharacterized protein isoform X2, with protein sequence MLAYAMSSSTRLGRISTILRMETTETNPRKDYFQYAHNDSCKFSRWTAKECYQYMSARPWQKVNDFYAEMVQGRVSLSDLFRKETCAVHDDTEIIEDIHENDIDSAPAKDRTGRWARVTFKVLLSYHGGSFQGWQKQPGLNTVQGIVERSLGKFVDEKKTQLLNEKNLPIEGCVVVAGRTDKGVTAFQQVCSFYTWRKDVKPQDIKSTINDAAPGKINAISVTEVSREFHPNFSAKWRRYLYVFPFNDGKEAELSSQVEKDLNEHDYTFTLDNGLHDYKDQIEAGNKPTRFEVSKVNQLLSQLEGLIRFIVSGYDVIQIRSCYYRDIECHFSPNKFGPPTECFVFHARATEAILPCTQAGSETKIMCIELVANRFLRKMVRVLVATAVREAAAGAEEDALLKLMDATCRRATAPPSPPDGLCLVDVGYTDFDKKICFIS encoded by the exons ATGTTAGCTTATGCTATGAGCAGTAGTACTAGGTTGGGACGTATATCAACAATCCTAAGGATGGAGACTACTGAGACGAACCCGCGCAAAGACTATTTTCAGTATGCCCACAATGATTCCTGCAAATTCTCCCGCTGGACTGCTAA GGAATGTTACCAGTATATGTCTGCTAGGCCGTGGCAAAAAGTGAATGATTTTTATGCAGAAATGGTGCAGGGACGCGTATCATTGTCAGATTTGTTCAGAAAAGAG ACATGTGCTGTGCATGATGATACTGAAATCATAGAGGATATCCATGAAAATGACATTGATAGTGCTCCAGCAAAAGATAGGACTGGGAGGTGGGCAAGAGTAACTTTCAAGGTACTCCTTTCATACCACGGGGGTTCGTTTCAAGGCTGGCAGAAGCAACCTGGTTTGAATACTGTACAAGG TATAGTTGAAAGATCTCTTGGAAAGTTTGTCGACGAGAAGAAAACTCAGCTGCTAAATGAAAAGAACTTACCAATTGAAGGCTGTGTTGTAGTAGCTGGGCGCACTGACAAGGGAGTTACAGCATTTCAACAAGTTTGTTCTTTCT ATACTTGGCGAAAGGATGTGAAACCTCAAGACATTAAAAGCACCATTAATGATGCAGCACCAGGGAAGATCAATGCTATTTCTGTTACTGAG GTATCACGTGAATTTCATCCAAATTTCTCGGCCAAATGGAGGCGCTACTTGTATGTCTTTCCCTTCAATGATGGAAAAGAAGCTGAGCTCAGCAGTCAGGTTGAGAAGGATTTGAATGAACATGATTATACCTTTACATTAGATAATGGACTTCATGATTACAAGGATCAAATCGAAGCTGGAAATAAGCCTACAAGGTTTGAAGTCAGCAAGGTTAACCAACTCTTAAGTCAATTAGAAG GCCTCATAAGGTTCATAGTTTCTGGATATGATGTGATTCAAATTAGAAGTTGCTACTACAGGGATATAGAATGTCATTTTTCACCCAACAAGTT TGGTCCCCCAACTGAGTGTTTTGTCTTCCATGCCCGAGCGACGGAAGCAATCTTACCATGTACACAG GCTGGAAGTGAAACGAAGATCATGTGCATAGAGTTGGTTGCTAATCGCTTCTTGCGCAAG ATGGTGCGAGTTCTTGTTGCTACAGCGGTGAGAGAGGCTGCCGCTGGTGCTGAAGAGGATGCACTACTGAAACTGATGGATGCCACATGCAGGCGAGCAACTGCTCCACCATCGCCTCCAGATGGCCTTTGCCTTGTTGATGTTGGGTATACAGATTTTGATAAAAAGATTTGTTTCATATCTTAA
- the LOC113693575 gene encoding uncharacterized protein isoform X7, with product MLAYAMSSSTRLGRISTILRMETTETNPRKDYFQYAHNDSCKFSRWTAKECYQYMSARPWQKVNDFYAEMVQGRVSLSDLFRKELLQTCAVHDDTEIIEDIHENDIDSAPAKDRTGRWARVTFKVLLSYHGGSFQGWQKQPGLNTVQGIVERSLGKFVDEKKTQLLNEKNLPIEGCVVVAGRTDKGVTAFQQVCSFYTWRKDVKPQDIKSTINDAAPGKINAISVTEVSREFHPNFSAKWRRYLYVFPFNDGKEAELSSQVEKDLNEHDYTFTLDNGLHDYKDQIEAGNKPTRFEVSKVNQLLSQLEGKLLSYKMFARDTKASRNVLELTANTEVLSGSSLIRDAEIG from the exons ATGTTAGCTTATGCTATGAGCAGTAGTACTAGGTTGGGACGTATATCAACAATCCTAAGGATGGAGACTACTGAGACGAACCCGCGCAAAGACTATTTTCAGTATGCCCACAATGATTCCTGCAAATTCTCCCGCTGGACTGCTAA GGAATGTTACCAGTATATGTCTGCTAGGCCGTGGCAAAAAGTGAATGATTTTTATGCAGAAATGGTGCAGGGACGCGTATCATTGTCAGATTTGTTCAGAAAAGAG tTGCTGCAGACATGTGCTGTGCATGATGATACTGAAATCATAGAGGATATCCATGAAAATGACATTGATAGTGCTCCAGCAAAAGATAGGACTGGGAGGTGGGCAAGAGTAACTTTCAAGGTACTCCTTTCATACCACGGGGGTTCGTTTCAAGGCTGGCAGAAGCAACCTGGTTTGAATACTGTACAAGG TATAGTTGAAAGATCTCTTGGAAAGTTTGTCGACGAGAAGAAAACTCAGCTGCTAAATGAAAAGAACTTACCAATTGAAGGCTGTGTTGTAGTAGCTGGGCGCACTGACAAGGGAGTTACAGCATTTCAACAAGTTTGTTCTTTCT ATACTTGGCGAAAGGATGTGAAACCTCAAGACATTAAAAGCACCATTAATGATGCAGCACCAGGGAAGATCAATGCTATTTCTGTTACTGAG GTATCACGTGAATTTCATCCAAATTTCTCGGCCAAATGGAGGCGCTACTTGTATGTCTTTCCCTTCAATGATGGAAAAGAAGCTGAGCTCAGCAGTCAGGTTGAGAAGGATTTGAATGAACATGATTATACCTTTACATTAGATAATGGACTTCATGATTACAAGGATCAAATCGAAGCTGGAAATAAGCCTACAAGGTTTGAAGTCAGCAAGGTTAACCAACTCTTAAGTCAATTAGAAGGTAAGTTGCTGTCCTACAAGATGTTTGCGCGAGACACTAAAGCCTCAAGGAACGT CTTGGAGCTCACTGCCAACACAGAAGTCCTAAGTGGCAGTTCGTTAATAAGAGATGCTGAGATTGGCTGA